TGACGGTGCCCCAGTAGCCGAAGTTGTGCCGCCCATCGGCCCAGGCTGCGCGCACCGGCTTCTCGGGCAGTTCCCGGGCGAGCGCGCGGACGTCGGCGAGGAAGTTGTCCTGCCGGCCGCACCAGAGCCCGACCGGGGTGCCGCGTAGCTTGTCGACGCCGGTGAAGACCGCGTCGCCGGGGCGCACCGCGGGGGAGAAGGCCGCGGCCATCCGCAGCCATTTCGGGTACGCCTCGGCGAGCAGCAGCGCCCCGAAGCCCCCCATCGACCAGCCCCAGACGGCCATCCGGCTGGTGTCGAAGCCGCGTCGGGCGCACCAGGCGGGCACCTCCTCGCGCACCATCCGCTGCGGGTCGTCGTCGCCGCTGCGGCGCCAGGAGAGCCGGCCACCTGTCGCGCCGGCGAGCGCGAACGGCGGGGTGCCACGGCGTACCGCGTCGGTGAGGAAGCGGGCCAGGCCGAACCGGCCGTAGTCGCGCGGGGTGGCCGAGGCGCCGTGCAGCACCAGGCAGACGGGCAGGCCGCGGCCGTCGCCGTACCCCTCGGGCACGGCGGTCCAGAGGTCCACCTCCCGGCCGCGGGCGCCGGAGGCGATGCGGATCAGCCGCTCGTCGCCGGCCGGCGCGTCCGGCAGGGCGGGCCCCGGCCCGGGGCGGGGCTCGGACAGTTGCCGGGCGGCCAGCCCGCCGACCAGCCCGGCGCCGGCGACCCCTCCGGCGGCGGTGAGCAGCGTCCGCCGGCTCAGCGTGCGTCCCATGCCGGGCAGTGTGCCACCCCGGGTGTTAAGCGGGGCC
The genomic region above belongs to Micromonospora sp. WMMD1128 and contains:
- a CDS encoding alpha/beta hydrolase-fold protein produces the protein MGRTLSRRTLLTAAGGVAGAGLVGGLAARQLSEPRPGPGPALPDAPAGDERLIRIASGARGREVDLWTAVPEGYGDGRGLPVCLVLHGASATPRDYGRFGLARFLTDAVRRGTPPFALAGATGGRLSWRRSGDDDPQRMVREEVPAWCARRGFDTSRMAVWGWSMGGFGALLLAEAYPKWLRMAAAFSPAVRPGDAVFTGVDKLRGTPVGLWCGRQDNFLADVRALARELPEKPVRAAWADGRHNFGYWGTVIPDAFALLGAALTPPRT